ATAGCAAGTAGCTGAATTTAGAAACTCAGATACAGTAACTACAGAAAATCATAACTAAACTCCAAGGAATAGCAAGTaagaaccaaaatagaaacatagaATAGATTTAATAACTGAGGACAGAAATAGCAAGTGATGTAGATCTAGTAACATGTAGGAACTTAGAAAGTAAAGTGGAAGAACAATGCTGTAACAGCACTTGGAATTAGGCAGAGAACTCCGAAAAAAAACTTGGAACTGATGGACTGAACTGAAGGCTATATCAGCAGTAAAACCAGAACTGAAGCTGAAAAGAAAACTGATAGTGGTTAGAGATTACAATAGCAGCTCAAGAAATAAATTAGAGAGTGTAGACTTGTACATAAAAAAAgtgcgtacccagtgcatgaggctcccgccactgtggggtttggggagggtcataatgtatacaGCCTTATCCCCCgcttgcagagaggctgtttcccgactcgaatCTGTGGCCACTTCGCCATAATGGAGCAACATTACCGTTGCGCCAAGGTCAGCCCTCTAAAGTGTAGACTTGTATCTGGAAAAACTTATTGCAATTCTGATTAgtaggaagaaagaagaaagataaacaaagaaaagaaaggatatgactttggaatcaccaccaatcaACCTGTTGAATCACAACAACAGAGTTGGAACTGAATCACCACAAAACAATTGGGCAGCAGCCATCTTCACATTCACTCATAAATTTGTTCTAGGTTGTGAAACCCTTACATGTTTATATAATATGCTGTAAACTAAAgcaaatacagaaaataaaaagtattagaaattagaaactaacaaCTAATCCTATATAGGACTCAAATCCCTTATATTTGAGCTTATGGAATTGGTCAATTACAATGAAGAACCCAAAATACTAAGCTCCTGACCCATAGAACCCATTAGGGACAAAAAAATTAAGTCTAACATGAACCCAAAAACAAGTTCTATAAGACTGTTGTacgaccgactatgatgtatgtgGCAGAGTGCTGGGCAgtcaagaagtgtcatattgagaagcgtTGTGTaacggagatgaggatgttaagatggatgtgtggaaaaactaggaaggataaaataaggaatgatcattttagagctgacttgggagttgccctgatcaatacaagctccgagagagtcgtttaaggtggtatggtcatgttcaacagaggcctaaGGATGCtccagtaaggagtgatatgataacgattgaaggagctaaaagaactaaagacaggcctaaaatgaccataggagaagttgtgaggaaggacatgcatagtctaggtcttgtaccaagtatgtcATCAGAtaaagcctattggagggcaaggatccatgtagtagaCCCCATCTAGCTGAGAGCCTGAGATTCTCTTGACATGCTGGGTTGTGactcattcctcttactttaatCTTTgatctttcattttccatctttcatctGTCAATTTCCTTTatcttttctcatctcatttacCGTCCCtcttttctccatctcttcattcccccttttttccccctcagttttccctactttgttttgtttggatccatgtagccttCCTcgttaagttgggataaggttgagtttgttgttgtttcagttggacccaaaaaactgaaccaaacccaaacaacaGGCTCATCTCTTCTTGTTGGAATTCTGCATCAGAAACTTATGCTAAGATTCAACTGAAAGTTGAACTGTTTTCTGTTCatctaattttccttgtttcaTCCTCTTTAAACAGATGCCCTGAGTTCTAAAATTTGGTCGACTTACTTTTTTCTCCTACGTCCACTTTGTGTTCTTCAGATTATTTTTTTAGGCTGGGGATTTAAACATTGAATAACATTTCATTGTCTCATTGAATCTTTTAAGGAATTCACTTACGTTCATAATGCCTATGCAATAATTCATTCTTTTTTAAGTAAATTTTCTAGCTTCTTATTCTTTGTAACTTATGTTCTTCCAACATTGTGCCTTTTGCTATAGGTTATACTGACATCTCTGGTTTATGAGAAGCAACAAAGACTAAGAATCATGATGAAAATGCATGGGCTTGGTGACGGTCCTTATTGGATGATTTcctatgtttattttctttccatatCCTTAATCTACATGTTATGTTTTGTTACATTTGGCTCACTTATAGGTAAGAGTGAGTCCCCTGAATTGATTTGCTCCACCTTTCTTTCAAATCCGGTGGTTTCTAACTTAGGCCTATTCTTACTTACAGGCTTAAAGTTCTTCACAAAGACTGACTACAGCATAcaatttgtatattttttcGTCTATATTAACTTGCAAACTTCGCTTGCATTTTTAGCAGCATCACTTTTTGCAAACATCAAGACTGCTTCAGGTGTGACCTCAATTAAaccatttcacatgtggtgaaGGCTAAATCTTCCATTGCAGTGTACAAGAACATTAAACTAATGTTACTGTTGAATTCTGATGATGACAGTAATAGGGCACATATGCGTCTTCGGATCAGGCCTCCTAGGAGTTGGTCTTTTTCAGTCCTTTCTTCAAGATACATCCTTTCCAAGTGAGTGGGagcttttaaatatatttttcttctggGGCTTGGATTTTTCCGATATTGTTTGTGCTTTTAGAATTTTTCTAAATCCAATGCCACAGTTTTATTTTACTCCAACAAATCAGGAGAATGTAGCGTATCCTCCGCTCCATGATGGATCAGGTTTGGATGGCAACTCTGATCAATCTGATCCTGTCGGTGGATCAAATTTTCCACTGTGTAACACATCCCAGCCCTTGAAACCATGATAAATAGCGGCAAACCATACCTAAAATCAACCTGATAAAATGATCCTGATTATCTGAtgatccttttctttttgttcatgGTGGAAATATTTTTCTGATTGTCCAAAAGAGTGACAAAACAGATGATGTTTTCCTGTGGTCCTAACGTCTGACCAATCTACACACCAGAATTCTCTTGCATTTGTTTTTTGTATATATCTGGTAAATCTTCATTTACTATTACTAATTACCAATGCCTAAACATTTGTGGGCCTGAATTTCTTGCTGTAGGGGCCTGGATCGTAGTTATGGAGATATTTCCAGGATTTTCTCTATATCGTGTGCTATATGAGTTTGGTTATTATTCTTTTACGGGTGATCGCATGGGAACTGATGGGATGCGGTGGAAAGATTTGAATGATGGCACAAATGGAATGATAGTGGTTTTAATTATCATGTTCGTAGAATGGTTGCTAGTGCTTCCTGTTGCATATTATTTTGATCAAGTTGTATCATCTGGAACTGGTGTGCAAAAGCATCCTCTATTTTTCTTGCCCAAATTCCAGAAGAAGAAATTACCATCTTTTCGGAAGCCTAGTATGCAAAGACAAGGATCTAAAGTATTCATTCAAATGGAGAAGCCTGATGTCTCCCAAGAGGTATTTGCTCACTTGCAAATTATGCATGTTCTCTAAGAATGCCAGGGCACCAACATGATAGGTGATAGGTGATATGATGATCCATTGATGGCATCACTGTAACATGTGGTGAACCTTAAAGGGAGGGGGCACATGAAACTGTAGCACTTTTACTATAGCAGCATACATTAGAATTGAAGGTTACTGGTTAACCAATTCAATTTGTTTACTAGATGGACTAACCTAGATATGTCTCTCTAAGTTGTGGGTTCCACTTCTTGCATATGCACCGCTTGTACACTACCCATTGGTAGATTGTCTATTTCCTTGTAGGTGGCTTGATCATCTTTACCTTGTCAATTTTGTTCATACATTGATATTGGACTCTTGTAATGCTACAATTATATGGATGTATAATgtctattttttctctatttcagGCGGAGAAAGTTGAACAGTTACTTCTTGAATCCAGTACAAGCCACGCAATTGTCTGTGACAATGTTAAAAAGGTTTATCCAGCAAAGGATGGAAACCCAGAAAAGTTTGCCGTTAGAGGGTTATCTCTTGCTTTGCCCAGAGGGGAATGCTTTGGTATGCTTGGTCCTAACGGTGCCGGGAAAACCTCTTTTATCAATATGGTAAGCAGTGGATGCTCCTTGTGcttcatttttaataatttttatgtTAAGGTCTGTGAATTTTATGTTAAGGTCTGTGAATCATGGTTTCAAAAACCATTTTTAACACCCTTTATGCTAGTAACAGGCAGTAGGTGATAGGTTCTGTAATAAATAATGCCATAGAACATCCTTAAgtaaatatagaaaataaatttttttataatagaCTATAGAAATAACAGACCTTTACGATGATTCATAATAGTGGGAGTCAAACAATTGATAAGACATTATGCcaatcacatttaaaccttgaTGTTAATTTTGTTTGGTAATCACAGATTGTTGAAAAATCTTTTGCACTGAGGGGTCCAATTCTATTATTAGGAGGAATTGAGTCCTTTGCCACAATTCATACATTTGCTTCACTGTTATGAACTGAGAAGTCTCTTGCTCTCTTTTCAACTCATAGAATAGACAATTGTAACTCTGTTGTTTTATGCAGCATTAaggatttttatttatgttaaCAGATGATTGGACTCATAAAGCCTACCTCTGGAACAGCATTCATTCAGGGCTTGGATATACGAACTGATATGGATAAAATATATACCAACATGGGTGTTTGTCCACAGCATGAGTAAGCAGATAACATTCGTCCTTCCACAATAAGGCAGCAAATTAATAGATTATGGGTCCCATTTGGGTGTGGAAGTCTGcatcttttgttcttcttcctttttctttctccccttaCCTCTCCTTGGTTTCATTTTGAACTGTGATACAGTTTGCTTTGGGAAACATTAACGGGAAGGGAGCACCTACTATTttatggaagattgaagaacctTAAAGGTTCTGCATTAACACAAGTAAGTTAATGTTGTAATTTGCTTTAGCTTGTTCTGTTTGTCATGATTTGCATTTTGAAAAAGTGATCAATGCATCTTGGAAGAATTTATTATAGCCCCTCTATATGGTATTTAAATTTAAGGAAAGAACAAGATGATTGGGaattcttcttttattatgaCAGATCAAAGCATAAAATATTTCTATTATAAGCTAGTGCAAATAATAAACACTAATAGGCAATAGCACATATTGTATAATTAAATTCTGGTCCCAAATTGTATGCTGTTTTTTCTGTGGATATAGAATTATCAAGATAATGAGACATGTAAGCAAGGGATTGAATAGGATTATCAAAACAGGATAATTTTTATTGCTCATGAAGCATGCTGTTTTGGCTTAAGATTTGGTGATCTTGATGATACAATCCATTGATTGCTTTCAGCATGCACCCTTTCATCCACCCAGTTATCCTGATCATTCTTCATTGAAATGCATGTTGGAGAAAACAGTTTTCAAACTATAGATTACTttagaaagaaaattaatacaGTTATTACTTTCCAAACTATTTAAattgtttctctctccctcacttaataaatctatattttttagaacaaagattattataaataggaagATGATAAATGTGACTTTTACTAGTAGATGGATAAAACACTGCAGTTCTTCCACCCGACATGTCTAGAAAAGAGAGCATTATCTACAAGTTGGTCAAGGTGAAATTCTTATGTCTTTTGTCTATTCTTCAGGCTGTGGAAGAATCTCTTAGGAGTGTAAATCTATTTCATGGAGGAGTTGCTGATAAAAAGGCTGGGAAATATAGTGGAGGTATGAAGAGGAGGCTTAGTGTTGCCATTTCACTGATTGGAGATCCTAAAGTAAGTCAACTTTTAAAACTCATCACGATTGTCCCTTTTTGAATGTTTGATTTCTTACTGTACTGCTTACTTTGTATCTGTTGGAAATCTTGCTAGGTTGTCTATATGGATGAGCCTAGTACTGGATTAGATCCAGCTTCTAGAAACAATTTGTGGAATGTCGTCAAGCGTGCAAAGAAAGACAGGGCAATCATTCTAACCAGTAATATATACTTATTCCttatatacatttttttaaaaaattttatactTGCATTACTTGATATAACCAGACGTTTATTGGTTTCACATTTGCCCGTCTCTTAGCTGCATATGGCTTTCCCAAGGTTTTGTAGTTGCAGTTTCATTGTTAGATAAGCATGAGTTGGCAtagattttcttattttccatatcttcttcttcctctttttttttttttccctacaaAGCCTCACCCAGAAAGGTTTACTTAATGGTTTCAGCTCATTCAATGGAAGAGGCAGAGGTTCTCTGTGATCGGTTGGGGATCTTTGTAGATGGCGGTTTGCAGTGCATAGGGAATCCAAAACAGGTAAATTTAATGTTTGCTGGTTTATTGAGGAGAAGCATGGTTACATTTGATATAAATAGTTGCCTTTGGCTTTCCAAATCCCTGTCAAGTTGCAAAATGGACCATCAACCGTAACAGCCACTGGTGGATAGATTGGAGGATATAGCAGTTTGCTGCCTTGGGACTTGTGGAGAAGTGGAATCTCTCCACAATGACTTTATGAAACTGTCCTagactcctttttttttactctTAAAAGTGGAATATGTTGGTGCAAAGTTTGAATGATGATTTTAGTCTACAGCAAGCTGTGTATACTCACTGAACCTCATACCTCGAGGTTAATGTCTAGACCTCTGCTGACATAGAAACAAAACTGTCTATTCGCAATCAGAATATATCAATCTCTATGTTGTAACCTTGTGATTCCCCAGTCTGTGTTGTCTGAACGTTACTTAGTCGGGTTAGATATAGTCTTGGAACCCAGAAGTCTATACCAAATTAGATTAGATGTCTATTAATCCAACTGAATATCAAATGCTTAGAAACTTGTTTGCTTTATTGTGTATGACAGCTCAAGGCTAGATATGGCGGATCATATGTGTTTACAATAACAACTTCGAATcaagaggaggaggtggtggaggcCATGGTACGCCGTATATCTCCAAATGCATCCAAGATTTACCATTTATCTGGAACCCAGAAGTTTGAACTGCCAAAGCAAGAAGTCAAGATTGCAGATGTTTTCCAAGCAGTTGAGGAAGCAAAGAGAAAGTTCACAATACAGGCGTGGGGCCTAGCTGACACCACCTTGGAGGATGTCTTCATCAAGGTTGCTCGAGGGGCCCAGACCTTCAATGAACTATCCTGATTTTCAGAGATGTTAATTgtactttatttatttactttctcttccttttttccccccttaTTCTTTTTCATTAATGTCATCGAGTACTTGGTGTTTACGCCGTGTAGATGTTCTTGTAAGATAAGTGAATTAGTCTATTTTGTTGTACCTTGACGATTGCATCCTTCATAAATTTTTAAAGCAACCAATATTCTTTGTTGTAAGGCGAAAGTTTTCAATTGTTGAACCAGACCAATGACAGTGACATGAACATAAAGTCTTTCATTTTGTTTCTCATATCAACTAATGAAGAGAATAAAGAGTCAAAGGTGGAATGCCGCCATGCCGCCATTGCAGGATACAGAGCCCAACCTAAAACAGAAGAGGTCAGTAGATAAAAGAATTACATTCTAACCGTGGCTGTCTTGGTAGAAGTTGAGAAATAAATGAGACCGTCTTGAGCAATGTGAACCGAATCATGCCGGAGAAAAGAGAGGCGAATGGTAATTCTGCCACCAATCTTTAGCTTTagtccctttctttcttcctgaTATTTTGAAGGGACTGTCTAAACTTGACATCATCTTTTACTTTAATTGCTATTTGCCTTATTTCCAAAAGTTATTTGAGTTAGAAGTATAAGAGTGTTGAGACTAACTTGCTTGGATGGTTTGGTTTGGCACTGCTCTCTTTGAAGTGTGCTCGAGGCTTAGGCAGTTTATCAAGTCCTTTTTACTTGCATCGAGTCACAGTTTATTACTTTTCAAGAAATGTGGCCCCGTTGAGCCCCTAGTGACTCCTCGtggatcttctttcttgatCTTTGGTGGGTTAGAAAATCCTTATTTTAAAATCTCTAATGTGCGAAACATCATATTGGGAAAAGAGGATAGTTTGCGCTTAAATTGGACAGGTCTAAAGTCTATGATCGTGTAGAATACAAATACTTTAAGGGTagttttgcaatttttttacaAAAGAAATTGACATCTAAATGTATAGTGAATATGCCAATACATGTGGGAGGGTATGTATATGCTTGAATTTGAGACTATAATTTGACGTGGCCAATCCTAGACCATTTTTCAAATATCTATATGGTCGAAATCCACACATCAACTTTCTGGATGGAAAAACATGGTGCCGGTCTATTGATACTCTCTAGAGCACGTCagtcaatattttttttgtcataaAGCTTCTAAGACAGAAAAATGTGTGTTGTTAAATTGTTCTTAACAATTCGAGCTATGATAAAATTTCCGAGTTTGTTGTCCTCTCAAAGTTTTCCTTTCATGGTCATGCATTCTTATCCAAAAGTCTCAATATTGGTTCCTAGAGcggaaattttaatttttcctaGAGCCAACCACGTGGGAGGTTTTTCTGACCTTAAAACGTATGGCTGAAATTCTTCatgaaaaaaatatctttcttaattaaattaaacttcAAGACATCAACtttttgattaatttttttaacaaatttcTTACATCACAATTTTTGATAAGATAGAAATGTTAGAGGAATTAAGTGATCTATAACATTTGAAAAGTGGAAGGTTTGAGTTGCTTTTGTTGTATCCGATATTCTTGAGTCGTCTTTGCTTGTTTTCGTTTGTAAATACCTTTTTGGGAGGAAAATACTTGTTGAGTTCACAACACTTTGCAGACcgggatcctctgcagtaccggcaGGGTGGCGGTGCACATCCGATGCCACAGCAAAGGctaggtggcacacatggcacacatggcctctccTGTGCTGCTGGATGTGCACCGCCGCCCCACCggtactacagaggattttaatacacACTTTGCATTGTCTATGCCATATGTTATTGTTTTAATGAGTGTAATTCTAAAATCGAATTAAATAGTCACTATTTTATCTACATTTTCCTTGCTCCAAGTCTATCAAAGTTTACTTGTCAACCAATTTTTGTGACATTATAATCTCCATGTAGGAAAATTCAAATTGGGCTAAACCTTACAAATGAATGGATGATCATGTGGAGATTAAAGTCCAATTTTGATTTTCCTTGTGTTTTATTAGTActtcaaaaattgtttgagaaaGTGAAAGTAGGTGAATAACAATTTCTACTCCAAAAACATTGGAATTTTTTACTGAATTTTTTCACTTCTTAATAGGAGAAATTAGGAAATTTCAGAATACATAGGGACTGACAGAACTCCCCCCCGCAAAAGGATTCCGTGACAGGAGCTGGAGTGTCCAGTCCCactaaacaacaacaaaaataggggtggggtggtcatttcacaagtgggtcccacctgggccccacatgtgggccccacatgtgaaatgaccccccctgtttttggggtggtttccGAGCGCTGGAccgtccagctcccgccacggctggacaggagtgaggtccctccctccctccctttttcttatttgttgGTACTGGAAAAACTTCTCCTATATATAAATTCAAacacctttcttttttttatttgttggtaCTAAAAAAACTTCTCCCTTATATAAATTCAAACACCAACCACCCTCTCCATGCACCAAACCCAAttcattccaacaaaggcagagACCAAATTCATCACGTTCTCCATTTCAGTTCCACCATGACCCACCTCATCCTGTTGCTTGGACTTCTGTTAATAGAATACTTTAGTGTAAGTAAAATGATGTTTTCCCATTGTTAATGCTTGTTCCTCTGTTATCTTTCTTATTTGTTGATATTTTTTCCCATGAAATTGTAGGGTTCTCAAGCTGAAAATGTGTTTTCACAATACTGGAAAGATAATATTGGTCGTCCCCCCACTCCACATTGGTTAGCTGCAAAGGCTTCTCCATTAAGCCCCCATCAGGCGGCAGTGTTTATGAAGCTTATGGAGAACAATGAATTGGCTTCCCACCTACCTTTGTTTTGTAAGCAGGCTAATATTGCTTGTTCTACAAATGCACTGGTGAAGAAGACATTAATGAATGGCACAACCCTACCGCCAATAGCAGAGTGGATTCTTGCCAAATTCAAATATGAGCTTCCAAATGAAACACCCCTGTCGGTTGCTAGCCAAGGTGGATTGCCATATTTCCGGGAGTCAATGGTGAAAGAGGGAGGTTTCATACTTGTCCCTGATCTAAGAGACCCAATGTCATATAAATCGTTCTTGCCACGATCTCTAGCATCAAAAATCCCTTTTTCCTCTACCCACATCAACGAGTTGAAGAAGCTTTTTGATGTAGTGGATGAATCAAATATGGATGAGTATATTCAAGACACCCTAGAAATATGTGAGAAGCATCCCATTCAAGGTGAATTGATTACTTGTGCAACTTCTGCCGAGGATCTCATTGATTTCGTCGTCAAGAAATTAGGGCACAATGTACACTTATGGAGTACTGAGAGTGTCGAAGGGTCTTATGAGAATGTCACAATTGGAGAAGTAAAACTCATCCATGGAAACCTCTCTGAACCACCAACCTTATGTCATAGTCAGCCATTCCCATTCCAAGTCTATTATTGCCATATTTTACCAAAAGTGAAAGTATATGCAGTTGATATACATGCTCGAAAAAAAGTGAATCAAGCGATCATGACATGCCACTATGACACATCAACCTGGAATCCAAATCATCTTGCTTTTAAGTTGTTGGGTTTTGGTCCAGGCCAAATTGAAGTCTGTCATTGGATAAACGAGAATGGAGTGGTTTGGACAAAGGCTCAAGGTTGAGCAGCATTTGAAGATTTCATTATCTTctagttttttgtgttttttttcttatatgtTACTTCTTATGCTATTTGAAAGATAAATAATGACCTATTCTGGCTTGCTTATCATTtatctttcaagtttcaatataatctttttgggaaaaagaacttgaTCCAttagtgtggcctacgccagtactctctcgagtctgtctctctcctccctatatgaaaagacacctctgcctcTTTttttaggaggagagagagagatatacatGAGAGTGATGACATAGGctacactctcggacagaaaatTACTACCCAATTTGAAATAATCTTTGTCAAAAGGTTTCATGAACAACCGTGCATGATTGTACATGATAACTTTGGATGAAAATAATGGAAATCTAAATGATCAAACCAAAACCCACCTATTATAAGGATCTTTTATCTGATGCTTTGTTCAGTTTGTTGATTTCTAGAAGTTTAAATCTTCTACACACTGGGCATTTTCATGGGCAAAGTGCAAAGTTGGCAAAAATACATCATGGTCAAAATCAGTCTGCCTTTGGTCTTTGTATCCATGAATGAATGACCCCTTTTCTGCCGcgtttttttgtttctaattttatatCATGTATTTGAATTTACATAGACATATAGCATACATTTGACCTTCTTCAAACCCTGCTAAacacgggagccttgtgcactagatACAGCCTTTATATAGCGTAACCCCTGCGATGCACGTTCCAGAGGATACGGATCCGCTACTTTCCTATTTCTCAGGTAGCGTTCCAGAGTAGTATACGGACCACCAATTTCCTTAATCGTCAGGAAGGTAGGAGATTTATGAGGCCATCAAACAAACATACCCATTACCTTTGTTACTAAGAAATGCTTTCTCTGCTCACCGACAAAGGCCACGGTGCAAGAAGTTGAATTTGGGGAAAATTTTTGGTTTGTTGAAGAAGTGCAAGAAATTAAACGTTCGCCAGGCAAAAAAAAAGCTTCTTGGTCTCTATCTCTCCTATTATGGGATTCTTGTTTTCCTTCCGTTCTGTTGAGCAGGATTGACTAGACAAGTTGAAACTTTGTTGGAATGTAAATGCAGTTGAATACAATTCCAATCAACACGTAAGGCTTCGACTGTTTCaagataaaatattttttagaaaattagtATTATccatcaattttatttttgtatcaTTGTCGCTGATGGAATTTAAGGACTTCAACTTAGTgcagtgttttgtttttttcctttcctcttttctcaTGTCCTGAACTTAATGTGAGAGGTTTACAGGCTTGTGTTTGCAGTCAAAACGTTTCTCTTATGCAAATCTTGCTCTTTTTCTCATCCTTGTTCCTCTATGAACGAGTCAAAATTAGCTTTATAACTAATCACCTTGTTAATTTGTTTCCtttccttgttttctttctttaatttcccTTAGGCTTATCTATAAacttgtttttatatttttctatcATTTCTGATTCTTTTTATTGAACATGATAAGGAAGCATAAATAGGTCAATTGAGAGCAGAGTAGAAGGTAAGATGTTatgtgtcttgaattcttgtacaTGTTATGAAGTTTGCCTTGCTCTGACATTTTTTTGTGGTGATCCAAAGAGAAATTTTGTGAGGTCTATGATGGTAGCCCAAGCCCGGAGCCCATCGCCTCCGCAATACAGTTCGACCTAACCTGATGGATTGACCCAACTTGGAGGAGTGTTACCTTGTTTTATTGTCTCTTGTgtaagcaagagagagaggtgtgATTTGGGCATTTTCGTGTTAGGGTTTTCTGCGGAGAGTTCTTGCTGCGACTTTTGGTGTTCTTCAAAGATCtcctttgtatttttcttccattacatagtgaatcatcttaaGCTTCGTCTGTGGATGTAACACACTTAATTGGTGTATGAACCATAAATCTCTGTATCATCCTTGCTTGaatatattttgtttctttgtgttTCTTGGTGATTGCGGTAAGAGAAGAACCTAGTGATCTGTTTGGGGTTGATATCTTCAATTTTCTATTGCTTTTatcaaaatttttataatttgtTGAAACAAGCAGAATTTTATCATCTTGTATTGTTCAATATGTGTC
The nucleotide sequence above comes from Telopea speciosissima isolate NSW1024214 ecotype Mountain lineage chromosome 3, Tspe_v1, whole genome shotgun sequence. Encoded proteins:
- the LOC122654579 gene encoding ABC transporter A family member 7-like isoform X3, whose protein sequence is MADSSYGPASFWTQAHALLRKNLTFQKRNSKTNIRLISFPFFLCLLILLIQSLVNSELNKPKYKCGCSCIDTNGTGTCEQVCGIQYSTLDQAASCAISSPQKWPALLQVPAPQYRAVRTDFIPFTDVPDGSCRGTGSCPAAILLTGNNRSLGENLANNFFTGAFSVNSSDMLNSLANNLLGSSSMTDTDNFLEPAFFSDVPLYNIQPRCTQNSSFSVPIQISSTTVQQEVRCAQGLNLWRSNYSEINDELYKGYWKGNAERKINEIIAAYDFLDSNVNNFNVIIWYNSTYKNDTGNAQMGLVRTPRSVNVASNAFLQFLRGTGTKMLLEFVKEMPKRASKLKLDFSSLLGALFFSWVILQLFPVILTSLVYEKQQRLRIMMKMHGLGDGPYWMISYVYFLSISLIYMLCFVTFGSLIGKSESPELICSTFLSNPVVSNLGLFLLTGLKFFTKTDYSIQFVYFFVYINLQTSLAFLAASLFANIKTASVIGHICVFGSGLLGVGLFQSFLQDTSFPRAWIVVMEIFPGFSLYRVLYEFGYYSFTGDRMGTDGMRWKDLNDGTNGMIVVLIIMFVEWLLVLPVAYYFDQVVSSGTGVQKHPLFFLPKFQKKKLPSFRKPSMQRQGSKVFIQMEKPDVSQEAEKVEQLLLESSTSHAIVCDNVKKVYPAKDGNPEKFAVRGLSLALPRGECFGMLGPNGAGKTSFINMMIGLIKPTSGTAFIQGLDIRTDMDKIYTNMGVCPQHDLLWETLTGREHLLFYGRLKNLKGSALTQAVEESLRSVNLFHGGVADKKAGKYSGGMKRRLSVAISLIGDPKLIQWKRQRFSVIGWGSL